The Streptomyces tendae genome has a window encoding:
- the map gene encoding type I methionyl aminopeptidase codes for MVELKTDASIDAMYEAGQVVASALTAVRKAAGVGVSLLELDEVAREVLNVAGATSPFLGYRPSFAPTPFPAVICASVNDAIVHGIPDGYRLRDGDLVSIDCGAQLGGWAGDSAISFVVGTPRPADTRLVETAERALAAGIEAAVVGNRIGDIAHAIGTVCRGAGYGIMEDYGGHGIGRHMHEDPPVPNEGRPGRGLPLRHGMVLAIEPMLIAGGTDAYHAAPDGWTLRTNDGTRAAHTEHTVAITNAGPRVLTARD; via the coding sequence ATGGTGGAGCTCAAGACCGACGCATCGATCGATGCCATGTACGAGGCCGGACAGGTCGTCGCGAGCGCGCTGACGGCCGTACGGAAGGCCGCCGGCGTGGGCGTGTCCCTGCTGGAGCTGGACGAGGTGGCCCGGGAGGTGCTGAACGTGGCGGGCGCGACCTCGCCGTTCCTGGGGTACCGGCCCTCGTTCGCGCCCACGCCGTTCCCGGCCGTGATCTGCGCGTCCGTCAACGACGCGATCGTGCACGGCATCCCGGACGGTTACCGGCTGCGTGACGGGGACCTCGTGTCCATCGACTGCGGCGCCCAGCTGGGCGGCTGGGCCGGGGACTCGGCGATCAGCTTCGTGGTGGGGACCCCGCGCCCGGCGGACACCCGGCTGGTCGAGACGGCCGAGCGGGCGCTCGCGGCGGGCATCGAGGCCGCCGTCGTCGGCAACCGCATCGGCGACATCGCACACGCCATCGGCACCGTGTGCCGCGGCGCGGGCTACGGGATCATGGAGGACTACGGGGGCCACGGCATCGGCCGGCACATGCACGAGGACCCGCCGGTGCCGAACGAGGGCCGGCCGGGACGCGGGCTGCCGCTGCGGCACGGCATGGTTCTGGCGATCGAGCCGATGCTGATCGCCGGCGGCACGGACGCGTACCACGCCGCCCCGGACGGCTGGACCCTCCGCACCAACGACGGCACCCGCGCGGCCCACACGGAACACACGGTCGCGATCACGAACGCGGGACCCCGCGTCCTGACGGCGCGGGACTGA
- the hydA gene encoding dihydropyrimidinase → MSTSTVIRGGLVITASDELHADVLMEDGRIAALAASGTPAAEAFTAERTVDATGKYVIPGGVDAHTHMELPFGGTFASDTFETGTRAAAWGGTTTIVDFAVQSVGRGLREGLDAWHAKAEGNCAIDYAFHMIVSDVNDETLKEMDLLVEEGVTSFKQFMAYPGVFYSDDGQILRAMQRSADNGGLIMMHAENGIAIDVLVEQALARGETDPRFHGEVRKALLEAEATHRAIRLAQVAGAPLYVVHVSATEAVAELARARDQGLNVFGETCPQYLFLSTDNLAEPDFEGAKYVCSTPLRPREHQAALWRGLCTNDLQVVSTDHCPFCFTGQKELGRGDFSKIPNGLPGVENRMDLLHQAVLDGHITRRRWIEIACATPARMFGLYPKKGTVAPGADADVVIYDPAAEQVMSADTHHMNVDYSAYEGKRVTGRVETVFSRGVPVVTDREYTGHAGHGVYTPRSTCQYLT, encoded by the coding sequence ATGAGCACCAGCACCGTGATCCGCGGCGGCTTGGTCATCACCGCCTCCGACGAACTACACGCGGACGTCCTCATGGAAGACGGCCGCATCGCGGCCCTGGCCGCCTCCGGCACCCCCGCCGCCGAGGCGTTCACCGCCGAGCGGACCGTCGACGCCACCGGGAAGTACGTGATCCCGGGCGGGGTCGACGCGCACACCCACATGGAGCTGCCGTTCGGCGGCACCTTCGCCTCCGACACCTTCGAGACCGGCACCCGCGCCGCCGCCTGGGGCGGCACCACCACGATCGTCGACTTCGCGGTGCAGAGCGTCGGGCGCGGCCTGCGCGAGGGCCTGGACGCCTGGCACGCCAAGGCGGAGGGCAACTGCGCGATCGACTACGCCTTCCACATGATCGTGTCGGACGTGAACGACGAGACGCTCAAGGAAATGGACCTCCTCGTGGAGGAGGGCGTCACCTCGTTCAAACAGTTCATGGCCTACCCCGGCGTCTTCTACTCCGACGACGGCCAGATCCTCCGCGCCATGCAGCGCTCCGCCGACAACGGCGGCCTGATCATGATGCACGCCGAGAACGGCATCGCCATCGACGTCCTCGTCGAGCAGGCCCTCGCCCGCGGCGAGACCGACCCCCGCTTCCACGGCGAGGTCCGCAAGGCACTCCTGGAGGCCGAGGCCACCCACCGCGCCATCCGGCTCGCGCAGGTCGCCGGCGCCCCGCTGTACGTCGTGCACGTCTCCGCCACCGAGGCGGTCGCCGAACTCGCCAGGGCCCGCGACCAGGGACTGAACGTCTTCGGCGAGACCTGCCCGCAGTACCTGTTCCTGTCCACCGACAACCTCGCCGAGCCGGACTTCGAGGGCGCCAAGTACGTGTGCAGCACGCCCCTGCGCCCCAGGGAGCACCAGGCCGCGCTGTGGCGGGGCCTGTGCACCAACGACCTCCAGGTGGTCTCCACCGACCACTGCCCGTTCTGCTTCACCGGCCAGAAGGAACTCGGCCGCGGCGACTTCTCCAAGATCCCCAACGGGCTGCCGGGCGTGGAGAACCGCATGGACCTGCTCCACCAGGCCGTCCTCGACGGGCACATCACCCGCCGCCGCTGGATCGAGATCGCCTGCGCCACCCCGGCCCGGATGTTCGGCCTGTACCCGAAGAAGGGCACCGTCGCGCCGGGCGCCGACGCCGACGTGGTGATCTACGACCCGGCGGCCGAGCAGGTCATGTCCGCCGACACCCACCACATGAACGTCGACTACTCGGCCTATGAGGGCAAGCGGGTCACCGGCCGCGTCGAGACCGTGTTCTCGCGCGGGGTCCCCGTCGTCACCGACCGGGAGTACACCGGACACGCCGGACACGGCGTCTACACCCCGCGTTCCACCTGTCAGTACCTCACCTAG
- a CDS encoding TIGR03842 family LLM class F420-dependent oxidoreductase yields the protein MDFGLVLQTDPPASRVISLMKRAERNGFTHGWTFDSAVLWQEPFVVYSQILAHTTTLTVGPMVTNPGTRTWEVTASTFATLNDMYGNRTVCGIGRGDSAMRVAGRRPNTLARLGEAIDVIRDLAEGREAEVDGQPMRLPWVRDGKLPVWMAAYGPKALALTGRKADGFILQLADPFLTEWMVKAVRNAAAEAGRDPDAVTICVAAPAYVGDDLAHAREQCRWFGGMVGNHVADLVSRYGDHSGMVPEALTDYIKGRQGYDYSHHGRAGNPSTDFVPDEIVDRFCLLGPPEAHIEKLRALRDLGVDQFAVYDMHDAQETTIDAYGAEIIPALSD from the coding sequence ATGGACTTCGGCCTCGTCCTGCAGACCGACCCGCCGGCCTCGCGGGTCATCAGCCTGATGAAGCGCGCCGAGCGCAACGGGTTCACCCACGGGTGGACCTTCGACTCGGCCGTGCTGTGGCAGGAACCCTTCGTCGTCTACAGCCAGATCCTCGCCCACACCACGACCCTCACCGTCGGCCCGATGGTCACCAACCCGGGCACCCGCACCTGGGAGGTCACCGCCTCCACCTTCGCCACCCTCAACGACATGTACGGCAACCGCACCGTCTGCGGCATCGGCCGCGGCGACTCGGCGATGCGCGTCGCCGGACGCAGGCCCAACACCCTGGCCCGGCTCGGCGAGGCGATCGACGTGATCCGCGACCTCGCCGAGGGGCGCGAGGCCGAGGTGGACGGACAACCGATGCGGCTGCCGTGGGTGCGCGACGGGAAACTGCCGGTCTGGATGGCCGCCTACGGCCCCAAGGCGCTCGCCCTCACCGGACGGAAGGCCGACGGCTTCATCCTGCAGCTCGCCGACCCCTTCCTCACCGAGTGGATGGTCAAGGCCGTACGGAACGCCGCCGCCGAGGCGGGCCGCGACCCGGACGCGGTCACCATCTGCGTCGCCGCACCCGCGTACGTCGGCGACGACCTCGCGCACGCCCGGGAGCAGTGCCGCTGGTTCGGCGGGATGGTCGGCAACCACGTCGCCGACCTGGTCTCCCGCTACGGCGACCACTCCGGCATGGTCCCCGAGGCGCTGACCGACTACATCAAGGGCCGCCAAGGCTACGACTACAGCCACCACGGACGGGCCGGCAACCCGTCCACGGACTTCGTGCCCGACGAGATCGTGGACCGCTTCTGCCTCCTCGGCCCGCCCGAGGCGCACATCGAGAAGCTGCGGGCACTGCGCGACCTGGGCGTGGACCAGTTCGCGGTGTACGACATGCACGACGCGCAGGAAACGACGATCGACGCGTACGGCGCGGAGATCATCCCGGCACTCAGCGACTGA
- a CDS encoding ATP-dependent Clp protease ATP-binding subunit yields MTSGFVGPEGDPFAEFLARFFGGQRPRQIDIGRLLSQPARELVRGAAQYAAEHGSRDLDTQHLLRAALSAEPTRSLLSRAGADPDSLASQIDDRSGPVQHPPGEAPPPTSLSLTPAVKRALLDAHEMARASGVGYIGPEHVLSALASNPDSAAGHILNAARYTPSGPPEAPEAQQPRTERPRPSSGTPTLDKYGRDLTTLAREGRIDPVIGRDVEIEQTVEVLSRRGKNNPVLIGDAGVGKTAVVEGLAQRIAEGDVPDILLGRRVVALDLTGVVAGTRYRGDFEERMNNLVDEIRAHSDQLIVFIDELHTVVGAGGGGEGGSMDAGNILKPALARGELHIVGATTLEEYRRIEKDAALARRFQPIMVPEPTPADAIEILRGLRDRYEAHHQVRYTDEALVAAVELSDRYLSDRRLPDKAIDLIDQAGARVRLRARTKGTDVRAMEREVEQLTCDKDQAVADEQYEQAMHLRDRITELKERISQAGGGDEVDEGQSLWVDAEAIAEVVARQTGIPVSRLTEEEKDRLLGLEQHLHQRVVGQEEAVRVVSDAVLRSRAGLSSPDRPIGSFLFLGPTGVGKTELARALAEALFGSEDRMVRLDMSEYQERHTVSRLVGAPPGYVGHEEAGQLTEVVRRHPYSLLLLDEVEKAHPDVFNILLQVLDDGRLTDSQGRTVDFTNSVIVMTSNLGSEVITRRGATLGFATGGAEADEEARREQILRPLRDHFRPEFLNRIDEIVVFRQLTPEELRQITDLLLESTRRRLKGQDISADFTDAAVDWLAERGYEPEYGARPLRRTIQREVDNQLSRLLLDGRVQEGGRVTVDAQDGRLVFRTQETPAPEL; encoded by the coding sequence ATGACGAGTGGTTTCGTCGGCCCGGAGGGTGACCCGTTCGCAGAATTCCTCGCCCGCTTCTTCGGCGGACAGCGCCCCCGCCAGATCGACATCGGCAGGCTTCTCAGCCAGCCCGCCCGGGAACTCGTGCGCGGCGCCGCCCAGTACGCGGCCGAGCACGGCAGCCGTGACCTGGACACCCAGCACCTGCTGCGTGCCGCCCTCTCCGCCGAGCCGACCCGGAGTCTGCTCAGCCGGGCGGGCGCGGACCCGGACTCGCTGGCGTCCCAGATCGACGACCGGTCCGGGCCCGTGCAGCACCCTCCCGGCGAGGCCCCACCGCCGACCTCGCTGTCCCTGACGCCCGCCGTCAAACGGGCGCTGCTGGACGCGCACGAGATGGCGCGGGCGAGCGGGGTCGGCTACATCGGCCCCGAGCACGTGCTCAGCGCCCTCGCCTCCAACCCCGACTCGGCGGCCGGCCACATACTGAACGCGGCCCGCTACACCCCCTCAGGCCCGCCCGAGGCGCCGGAGGCCCAGCAGCCCCGCACCGAGCGCCCCCGGCCCTCGTCGGGCACCCCGACGCTGGACAAGTACGGCCGTGACCTCACCACGCTGGCCCGCGAGGGCCGTATCGACCCGGTGATCGGGCGGGACGTCGAGATCGAGCAGACCGTCGAGGTGCTGTCCCGGCGCGGCAAGAACAACCCCGTGCTGATCGGTGACGCGGGCGTCGGCAAGACCGCCGTGGTGGAGGGGCTGGCCCAGCGGATCGCCGAGGGGGACGTGCCCGACATCCTCCTCGGCCGGCGGGTGGTCGCCCTGGACCTGACCGGCGTGGTCGCCGGCACCCGGTACCGGGGCGACTTCGAGGAGCGGATGAACAACCTCGTCGACGAGATCCGCGCCCACTCCGACCAACTGATCGTCTTCATCGACGAACTGCACACCGTGGTCGGCGCGGGAGGCGGCGGCGAGGGCGGTTCGATGGACGCCGGCAACATCCTCAAGCCGGCCCTGGCCCGCGGCGAGCTGCACATCGTCGGCGCGACGACCCTGGAGGAGTACCGGCGGATCGAGAAGGACGCGGCCCTGGCCCGCCGCTTCCAGCCGATCATGGTGCCCGAGCCGACACCCGCGGACGCGATCGAGATTTTGCGCGGCCTGCGGGACCGCTACGAGGCGCACCACCAGGTCCGTTACACCGACGAGGCGCTGGTCGCGGCCGTGGAGCTGTCCGACCGCTACCTCAGCGACCGGCGGCTGCCGGACAAGGCGATCGACCTCATCGACCAGGCGGGTGCCCGGGTGCGGCTGCGGGCCCGTACCAAGGGCACGGACGTCCGCGCGATGGAACGGGAGGTCGAGCAGCTGACCTGCGACAAGGACCAGGCGGTCGCGGACGAGCAGTACGAGCAGGCCATGCATCTGCGGGACCGCATCACGGAGCTGAAGGAGCGCATCTCGCAGGCCGGCGGCGGCGACGAGGTCGACGAGGGGCAGAGCCTGTGGGTGGACGCCGAGGCGATCGCCGAGGTGGTGGCCCGGCAGACGGGCATCCCGGTCAGCAGGCTCACCGAGGAGGAGAAGGACCGTCTGCTGGGACTGGAGCAGCATCTGCACCAGCGGGTGGTGGGCCAGGAGGAGGCCGTACGGGTCGTCTCGGACGCCGTGCTGCGCTCCCGCGCGGGCCTGTCCAGCCCGGACCGGCCGATCGGCAGCTTCCTGTTCCTCGGCCCGACCGGCGTCGGCAAGACGGAGCTGGCGCGGGCGCTCGCCGAGGCGTTGTTCGGCAGCGAGGACCGGATGGTCCGGCTCGACATGAGCGAGTACCAGGAGCGGCACACGGTGAGCCGCTTGGTCGGCGCCCCGCCCGGGTACGTGGGGCACGAGGAGGCGGGTCAGCTCACCGAGGTGGTGCGCAGGCACCCGTATTCGCTGCTGCTGCTCGACGAGGTGGAGAAGGCTCACCCGGACGTCTTCAACATCCTGTTGCAGGTGCTGGACGACGGCCGGCTGACCGACTCGCAGGGCCGCACGGTGGACTTCACCAACAGCGTGATCGTGATGACCAGCAACCTCGGTTCCGAGGTCATCACCCGGCGCGGCGCCACCCTGGGCTTCGCGACCGGCGGTGCGGAGGCCGACGAGGAGGCGCGGCGGGAGCAGATCCTGCGGCCGCTGCGGGACCACTTCCGGCCCGAGTTCCTCAACCGGATCGACGAGATCGTGGTGTTCCGCCAGCTCACGCCCGAGGAACTGCGCCAGATCACCGACCTGTTGTTGGAGAGCACCCGCCGCCGGCTGAAGGGCCAGGACATCAGCGCCGACTTCACCGACGCCGCCGTGGACTGGCTGGCCGAACGCGGTTACGAACCGGAGTACGGTGCCCGGCCGTTGCGCCGCACCATCCAGCGGGAGGTCGACAACCAGTTGTCCCGGCTGCTGCTGGACGGCCGGGTGCAGGAGGGTGGCCGGGTGACGGTGGACGCGCAGGACGGGCGTCTGGTGTTCCGTACGCAGGAGACGCCGGCTCCCGAGCTCTGA
- a CDS encoding aspartate aminotransferase family protein, protein MNDDLLSRHRSVLPDWLALYYDEPLEITHGEGRHVWDSRGNRYLDFFGGILTTMTAHALPEVTKAVTEQAGRILHSSTLYLNRPMVDLAERIATLSGIPDARVFFTTSGTEANDTALLLATTYRRSNTVLAMRNSYHGRSFSSVGITGNRGWSPTSLSPLQTLYVHGGVRTRGPFAGLDDYDFVAACVDDLKDLLGHTRPPAALIAEPIQGVGGFTSPPDGLYAAFREVLHERGVLWIADEVQTGWGRTGEHFWGWQAHGRSGPPDMLTFAKGIGNGMSIGGVVARAEIMNCLDANSISTFGGTQITMAAGLANLNYLLEHDLQGNARRVGGLLIERLRAAAAQVPAVREVRGRGLMIGIELSTPGTDEADPAAASAVLEAARRGGLLIGKGGGHDTSALRVAPPLSLNVAEAEEGAAILEDALRSIQ, encoded by the coding sequence GTGAACGACGACCTGCTGAGCCGCCACCGCTCCGTGCTGCCCGACTGGCTCGCCCTCTACTACGACGAGCCCCTCGAGATCACCCATGGCGAGGGACGCCACGTCTGGGACTCCCGGGGCAACCGCTACCTCGACTTCTTCGGCGGCATCCTCACCACCATGACCGCCCACGCCCTGCCCGAGGTCACCAAGGCGGTGACCGAACAGGCCGGGCGGATCCTGCACTCCTCCACCCTCTACCTCAACCGGCCGATGGTGGACCTCGCCGAACGGATCGCCACGCTCAGCGGCATCCCCGACGCCCGGGTCTTCTTCACCACCTCCGGCACCGAGGCCAACGACACCGCCCTGCTGCTCGCCACCACCTACCGCCGCAGCAACACGGTCCTGGCGATGCGCAACAGCTACCACGGACGCTCCTTCAGCTCCGTCGGCATCACCGGCAACCGCGGCTGGTCCCCCACCTCGCTCTCCCCGCTGCAGACCCTCTACGTGCACGGCGGGGTCCGCACCCGGGGCCCGTTCGCCGGCCTCGACGACTACGACTTCGTCGCCGCCTGCGTCGACGACCTCAAGGACCTCCTCGGACACACCCGCCCGCCCGCCGCGCTGATCGCCGAGCCGATCCAGGGCGTCGGCGGCTTCACCTCCCCGCCCGACGGGCTCTACGCGGCCTTCCGTGAGGTGCTGCACGAGCGCGGTGTCCTGTGGATCGCCGACGAGGTGCAGACCGGATGGGGCCGCACCGGCGAGCACTTCTGGGGCTGGCAGGCGCACGGCCGCAGCGGCCCGCCCGACATGCTGACCTTCGCCAAGGGGATCGGCAACGGCATGTCCATCGGCGGGGTCGTCGCCCGCGCCGAGATCATGAACTGCCTGGACGCCAACAGCATCTCGACGTTCGGCGGCACCCAGATCACCATGGCGGCGGGCCTGGCCAACCTCAACTACCTCCTGGAACACGACCTCCAGGGCAACGCGCGCCGGGTCGGCGGGCTGCTCATCGAACGGCTGCGGGCCGCCGCCGCGCAGGTCCCGGCCGTCCGGGAGGTGCGCGGACGCGGCCTGATGATCGGCATCGAGCTCAGCACACCGGGCACCGACGAGGCCGACCCGGCCGCGGCGTCCGCCGTCCTGGAGGCGGCCCGCAGGGGCGGCCTGCTCATCGGCAAGGGCGGCGGCCATGACACCAGCGCCCTGCGCGTCGCCCCGCCGCTCTCCCTCAACGTCGCGGAGGCCGAGGAGGGCGCCGCGATCCTCGAGGACGCCCTGAGGAGCATCCAGTAG
- a CDS encoding nitrilase-related carbon-nitrogen hydrolase, which yields MSRVIRAAVFQTAWTGDKESMIQVHEQAARDAAAQGAHVLCFQELFYGPYFCQVQDPAFYEYAERIPDGPVVERFQRLARELGLVLVLPMYEEEQPGVLYNTAAVIDADGSYLGKYRKTHIPQVKGFWEKFYFRPGNSGWPVFDTQAGRIGVYICYDRHFPEGWRALGLAGAEVVFNPSATSRGLSGYLWQLEQPAAAVANEYFVGAINRVGVEEYGDNDFYGTSYFVDPEARFVGEVASDKETELVVRDLDLAQLREVRDRWQFYRDRAPGAYGPLTAP from the coding sequence ATGAGCCGAGTGATCCGAGCCGCCGTCTTCCAGACCGCCTGGACGGGCGACAAGGAATCGATGATCCAGGTCCACGAGCAGGCCGCCCGCGACGCGGCCGCGCAGGGCGCTCATGTGCTGTGCTTCCAGGAGCTGTTCTACGGGCCGTACTTCTGCCAGGTGCAGGACCCCGCCTTCTACGAGTACGCCGAACGCATCCCGGACGGTCCGGTCGTCGAGCGCTTCCAGCGCCTCGCCCGGGAGCTGGGCCTTGTCCTGGTGCTCCCGATGTACGAGGAGGAGCAGCCCGGCGTCCTGTACAACACGGCCGCCGTGATCGACGCCGACGGCAGCTACCTCGGCAAGTACCGCAAGACGCACATCCCGCAGGTCAAGGGGTTCTGGGAGAAGTTCTACTTCCGCCCGGGGAACAGCGGCTGGCCCGTCTTCGACACACAGGCCGGCCGGATCGGCGTCTACATCTGCTACGACCGTCACTTCCCCGAGGGCTGGCGCGCGCTCGGACTCGCGGGCGCGGAGGTCGTCTTCAACCCGTCGGCCACCTCCCGGGGGCTGTCCGGCTACCTCTGGCAGCTGGAACAGCCGGCGGCGGCCGTCGCCAACGAGTACTTCGTCGGCGCCATCAACCGGGTGGGCGTCGAGGAGTACGGCGACAACGACTTCTACGGCACCAGCTACTTCGTCGACCCGGAGGCCCGTTTCGTGGGCGAGGTCGCCAGCGACAAGGAGACCGAGCTCGTCGTCCGCGACCTGGACCTGGCCCAACTCCGCGAGGTCCGCGACCGCTGGCAGTTCTACCGCGACCGCGCCCCGGGCGCCTACGGCCCCCTGACAGCGCCCTGA
- a CDS encoding PucR family transcriptional regulator, producing the protein MTTWEPPAPSLSVRQVLALERVLAGQPEVVAGAGRLDRPVRWVHVAEAADVGVMLSGGEMVLTTGVLLAGDEDKQAEYVRSLHRAEASAVVLGLGRAFPSPPETMRRVAERCQLPLVVLHRPFPFAQLTEEVQSRLVRRKFAAVSLSEAVRTELTALITGGAPLQRLLDEIARHSGCPVVVTNLAHRVLGTAGERPAVDDVLRDWERIARQAGRSEGDGWIRAELGGRGGHWGRLVLCGYRGDTETGRLLADRGAEALVLHRMLGGADGSWEEQSALSLVTDLVGGAVPARHLLPRARAAGLPVNRRTFVPLVVHGRRAAPLDRVLRLLGLPGVAGELSATATAVLLSLARDQDAEALTAHFAARLRAEPADGPVVVAAAGARTSFEDVPAGLREARHVADAVADSAAALDLPPVVRLRDVHLRGLIRLLRDEPQVQSFAERELAGLLCDPGEDLLPVLRTYLATGRNKSRTAQLHHVSRPALYRRLEAIQIRLGVDLDDFEQAASLHIALLAHDAQHH; encoded by the coding sequence ATGACGACCTGGGAGCCACCGGCACCGTCCCTCTCGGTCCGGCAGGTCCTCGCCCTGGAGCGGGTGCTCGCCGGACAGCCCGAGGTGGTGGCCGGCGCCGGCCGGCTGGACCGGCCGGTGCGCTGGGTGCACGTCGCCGAGGCGGCCGACGTCGGGGTGATGCTCAGCGGCGGCGAGATGGTGCTCACCACCGGGGTGCTGCTCGCCGGCGACGAGGACAAGCAGGCGGAGTACGTCCGCTCCCTGCACCGCGCCGAGGCCTCCGCCGTGGTCCTGGGCCTCGGCCGGGCCTTCCCGTCCCCGCCGGAGACCATGCGGCGGGTGGCCGAACGCTGCCAGCTTCCCCTCGTCGTGCTCCACCGCCCGTTCCCCTTCGCCCAGTTGACCGAGGAGGTCCAGTCCCGGCTGGTGCGGCGGAAGTTCGCCGCCGTCAGCCTGTCCGAGGCGGTCCGCACCGAACTCACCGCACTCATCACCGGCGGCGCCCCGCTCCAGCGGCTGCTCGACGAGATCGCCCGGCACAGCGGCTGCCCCGTCGTCGTCACCAACCTCGCCCACCGCGTCCTCGGCACGGCGGGGGAGCGGCCGGCCGTCGACGACGTGCTGCGCGACTGGGAGCGCATCGCCCGGCAGGCCGGCCGCAGCGAGGGCGACGGCTGGATCCGCGCCGAGCTCGGCGGGCGGGGCGGGCACTGGGGCCGGCTGGTGCTGTGCGGCTACCGCGGCGACACGGAGACCGGGCGGCTGCTCGCCGACCGGGGCGCCGAGGCCCTGGTGCTGCACCGCATGCTCGGCGGCGCGGACGGTTCCTGGGAGGAACAGTCCGCGCTGAGCCTGGTGACCGACCTGGTCGGCGGTGCCGTACCGGCCCGGCACCTGCTGCCCCGGGCGCGGGCGGCCGGGCTGCCGGTGAACCGGCGCACCTTCGTGCCGCTCGTCGTGCACGGCCGCCGGGCCGCCCCGCTGGACCGCGTGCTGCGGCTGCTCGGCCTGCCCGGCGTCGCCGGGGAGCTGTCGGCCACCGCGACCGCCGTGCTGCTCAGCCTCGCCCGTGACCAGGACGCCGAGGCGCTCACCGCGCACTTCGCGGCCCGGCTGCGCGCCGAACCGGCGGACGGGCCCGTCGTGGTGGCGGCCGCCGGCGCCCGTACCTCCTTCGAGGACGTGCCCGCCGGGCTGCGCGAGGCACGGCATGTCGCGGACGCGGTGGCGGACTCCGCCGCCGCCCTGGACCTGCCGCCCGTGGTGCGGCTGCGGGACGTCCATCTGCGGGGCCTGATCCGTCTGTTGCGGGACGAGCCGCAGGTGCAGTCGTTCGCCGAGAGGGAGCTGGCGGGGCTGCTGTGCGACCCCGGCGAGGACCTCCTGCCGGTGCTGCGCACGTACCTGGCGACCGGCCGCAACAAGTCCCGTACCGCGCAGCTGCACCACGTCTCCCGGCCCGCGCTGTACCGCCGCCTGGAGGCGATACAGATACGGCTGGGGGTGGACCTGGACGACTTCGAACAGGCCGCCTCCCTGCACATCGCACTCCTCGCGCACGACGCGCAACACCACTGA
- a CDS encoding nitrilase-related carbon-nitrogen hydrolase, with product MPNVVTAALVQATWTGDTESMLAKHEEHAREAARRGAKVIGFQEVFNAPYFCQVQEAEHYRWAEEVPDGPTVRRMRELARETGMVVVAPVFEIEQSGHYYNTAAVIDADGTYLGKYRKHHIPQVKGFWEKFYFRPGNLGWPVFDTAVGKVGVYICYDRHFPEGWRQLGINGAQLVYNPSATHRGLSAHLWQLEQPAAAVANEYFVAAINRVGVEEYGDNDFYGTSYFVDPRGQFVGDLASDSKEELVVRELDFDLVDEVRQQWAFYRDRRPDAYEGLVRP from the coding sequence ATGCCCAACGTCGTAACCGCCGCCCTGGTCCAGGCCACCTGGACCGGCGACACCGAGTCCATGCTGGCGAAACACGAGGAGCACGCCCGCGAGGCGGCCCGGCGGGGCGCGAAGGTCATCGGGTTCCAGGAGGTGTTCAACGCCCCCTACTTCTGCCAGGTCCAGGAGGCCGAGCACTACCGCTGGGCCGAGGAGGTCCCCGACGGCCCCACCGTGCGCCGGATGCGGGAGCTCGCCCGCGAGACCGGCATGGTGGTCGTCGCCCCCGTCTTCGAGATCGAGCAGTCCGGCCACTACTACAACACCGCCGCCGTGATCGACGCGGACGGCACCTACCTCGGCAAGTACCGCAAGCACCACATCCCGCAGGTGAAGGGCTTCTGGGAGAAGTTCTACTTCCGCCCGGGCAACCTCGGCTGGCCCGTCTTCGACACCGCCGTGGGCAAGGTCGGCGTCTACATCTGCTACGACCGCCACTTCCCCGAGGGATGGCGGCAACTCGGCATCAACGGCGCCCAGTTGGTCTACAACCCGTCGGCCACGCACCGCGGTCTGTCGGCCCACCTGTGGCAGCTGGAACAGCCCGCGGCCGCCGTGGCCAACGAGTACTTCGTCGCCGCCATCAACCGCGTGGGCGTCGAGGAGTACGGGGACAACGACTTCTACGGCACGAGCTACTTCGTCGACCCGCGCGGACAGTTCGTCGGCGACCTCGCCAGCGACAGCAAGGAGGAACTGGTGGTCCGGGAACTGGACTTCGACCTCGTCGACGAGGTGCGGCAGCAGTGGGCCTTCTACCGCGACCGCCGCCCCGACGCCTACGAAGGGCTGGTGCGGCCGTGA
- a CDS encoding helix-turn-helix domain-containing protein, with the protein MVRTPLTPEERERGERLGRLLREARGSRSMADVAASAGISAETLRKIETGRAPTPAFFTVAALAGALGLSMDALIGRCAPQEVPDTPDASIAA; encoded by the coding sequence ATGGTGCGCACCCCCTTGACCCCCGAAGAGCGCGAACGCGGCGAGCGGCTCGGCAGGCTGCTGCGCGAGGCGCGCGGATCCCGCAGCATGGCGGACGTCGCCGCGAGCGCCGGCATCTCCGCGGAGACCCTCCGCAAGATCGAGACGGGGCGGGCCCCGACCCCCGCGTTCTTCACCGTGGCCGCGCTGGCCGGCGCGCTCGGGCTGTCGATGGACGCGTTGATCGGTCGCTGCGCGCCGCAGGAGGTGCCGGACACCCCGGACGCGTCGATCGCCGCCTGA